The genome window GCGAGGTCGGGCCCAGCGGCTCGAGCCGGACACCCAGCGGTCCGATGGCGCCTGCCACCGCGGCGCGCCCCGACGCTGTCCGCACGGCGATCCCGGCGGCCAGCGCGTTGAGCTCTTCGGTCCGCTCGTCCAGCCCGTGCGAGGACAGCTTGACCGGGTTCGCGCCGAACGTATTCGTCTCGATGATCTCGGCGCCGGCCCGGATGTACTGCTCGTGCACGCCCTCGACCAGGTCGGGGTGCGTGTCGTTCAGCTCGTCGTAGCAGACGTTCAGGAAGACGCCGCGGGTGTAGATCATCGTGCCCATCGCGCCGTCCATCACGTGAACGCGCTCGCCGGCGAGCATCTCCCGCAGGTCAGCCACGTGGGGTCTCCGCCGTCAGGTTCGGATTCAGCCATTGCGTGGCCCGGTCCACACTTATTCCCTTACGCTTTGCGTAGTCGTTCAACTGGTCCCCGGCGATCCGGCCCACCCCGAAATAGAAGCTCCCGGGGTGTCCGATGTAGAGGCCCGAGACCGACGCGGCGGGCATCATCGCGCAGGTTTCGGTCAGCGACACGCCGATCCGGTCGGCGTCCAGCAGGCGGAAGAGCGTCCGCTTTTCGGAGTGGTCGGGCGAGGCGGGATAGCCCGGGGCAGGCCGGATGCCGGCGTATTCCTCGGCGATGAGCTGGCTGTTCGTGAACGACTCGTCCGGCGCGTAGCCCCAGAACTCGCGGCGCACGCGTTCGTGCATGCGCTCGGCGAAGGCTTCCGCGAGCCGGTCGGCCAGCGCCTTAGTGAGGATGCTCTGGTAGTCGTCGCCCGCGGCCTCGAATTCGGCGCACAGTTCGGCCACACCCTCACCGGCGGTCACCACGAACGCGCCCACGTAGTCGGCCACGCCGGAGCACTCGGGGGCCACGAAATCGGCCAGGCAGAGGCTGGCGCGGCCGTCGCGCTTGGCGAACTGCTGCCGCAGACAGTGGAAGGTTGCGAGCGGGGTGTCGCGCGATTCGCTGTCCCAGACAGCTATGTCATCGCCCACCGCATTGGCATGCCAGAGGCCGACGACAGCCCTCGCCGCCAGCAGCCGTTCGCGCCGGATCCGCCCGAGCAGCGCGCGCGCGTCCTCGTACACGCTCGTCGCCTGCTCGCCCACCTCCGGGTCCGAGAGGATGGCCGGGAACTTGCCCTTCAGGTCCCACGCCCGGAAGAAGGGCGTCCAGTCGATCCGCGAGATCAGTTCGTCGAGGTCGTAGGAGTGGGACGAGAGCGCAGATCTCGGCGACGCCGACGCGCCATGCCCGGACGCCACCCCTTCGGCCCCGTCGCGAGGGAAGGTTCGCGTTCCCGTGAACGTCGGCCGCACCGGCGCATGGCGGCCCCAGTCGAGCTGCAGACGGTTGGCGCGCGCGACCTCGATCGTCAGCAGCGGCGCGCGCTTGCCCGGCCCGGCCCGCCGCCTGCGAATGCCCTCGTACTCCTCTCGGATCGCGGCCGTGTACGCCGCCCGGCTGCCACGGTCGAGCAGCTTGCCGGCCACCGTGACGCAGCGGGACGCATCCAGCACGTGGACGGTGGCGCCGGAATAGCGCGGCTCGATCTTGACGGCGGTGTGGACGCGCGAGGTCGTGGCGCCGCCGATCAGGAGCGGCTGGGTCATGCCCGTGCGCTCCATCTCGTTGGCGACGTGCACCATCTGGTCGAGGCTCGGCGTGATCAGCCCGGAAAGCCCGATCAGGTCGGCGTCCACCTCGCGGGCCTTCTCCAGGATGTTTTCGGCGGGGGCCATCACGCCCAGATCGAACACTTCGTAGTTGTTACACTGGAGCACGACGCCGACGATGTTCTTGCCGATGTCGTGCACGTCGCCCTTGACGGTCGCCATGACGATGCGGCCGGCGGATCGGGGGCCGGACTCGCGGGCGGCCCCGGCCTCGCTGTCGCCCGACGCGCCATCTCCGTCCTCCGCCCCCTCCGCCTCCCCCAACCCCTTCTCGCGCTCCAGGAACGGCACCAGGTACGCCACCGCGCGCTTCATCACGCGGGCGCTCTTGACCACCTGCGGCAGGAACATCCTGCCGTCGCCGAAGAGGTCGCCGACGGTGTTCATTCCGGCCATCAGCGGCCCCTCGATCACGTGCAGCGCCCGCTTTGCCCCGGCGCGCGCCTCCTCGGTGTCCTCCTCGATGAAGTCCGTGATTCCGTGCACGAGCGCGTGCTGCAGGCGCTGTCCGGCGGGTGCGTCGCGCCAGGACAGGTCCTCGACGTCGCCCGCCGCGCTCCCCCGGTATCTGCCGGCGAGCTCGGTCAGGCGCTCGGTGGCCCCGGCGTCGCGGTTGAAGAGCACGTCCTCGACCGCGGTGAGCAGTTCGTCGGGGATCTCGTCATAGACCGTGATCGCGCCGGCGTTGACGATCCCCATGTCCATCCCGGCGCGCCCCGCGTGGTACAGGAACGCGGAGTGCATCGCCTCGCGCACGCCGTGGCTGCCCCGGAACGAGAACGACACGTTGCTGACCCCGCCGCTCACCAGCGCGTGAGGCAGCGCCTCCTTGATGCGCGCGACCGCGTCGAAGTACGCCACCGCGTACTCGTCGTGCTCGGCGATCCCGGTGGCCACGGCGAAGATGTTGGGGTCGAAGATGACGTCCTCGGGCGGGAACCCCTCCTCCTGCACCAGGATGTCGTACGCGCGCCGCGAGATCTCCACCTTGCGTTCGGCGGTGTCGGCCTGGCCCTCCTCGTCGAAGGCCATGATGATGACGGCCGCGCCGTAGCGCCGGATCAGGCGCGCCTGCTCGCGGAAGGCGTCCTCGCCGTCCTTGAGGCTGATCGAGTTGACCACCGCCTTGCCCTGCACGCACCGCAGCCCGGCCTCGATCACCTCCCAGCGCGACGAGTCGATCATGAACGGGACGCGCGCGATCTCGGGCTCGGCCGCGAGCAGGTTTAGGAAGCGCACCATCGCCGCCTCCGAGTCCAGCATCCCCTCGTCCATGTTGACGTCGATGATCTGCGCGCCGTTGCGGACCTGCTGCAGCGCGACCTCGAGCGCGGCCTCGTAGTCGTCGTCCAGGATGAGGCGCGCGAAGCGCTGCGACCCCGTGACGTTGGTGCGCTCGCCCACGTTCACGAAGAGCGACTCGGGCCCGATGGTGAGGGGCTCCAGGCCGGAGAGACGGGTGCGGACGGGGGGCTCGGGCACGCGGCGGGGCTCGACGCCCTCGACGGCGGCCGCGATCGCCGCGATGTGCTCCTCCGTGGTCCCGCAGCACCCGCCCACGAGGTTGAGGAAGCCGGAGCGCGCGAAGTCGCCCATGGTGGCGGCTATGTCCTCGGGGGTCAGGTCGTAGCCGCCGAACTCGTTGGGCAGGCCGGCGTTGGGGTGGCAGCTGACCGGGTACTCGCTGACCGTGGACAGCTCCTGCAGGTAGGGGCGCAGCTGGTCGGGGCCGAGGGCGCAGTTCAGGCCGAAGGCGACCGGGGACGCGTGACGGAGCGAGTTGTAGAAGGCCTCGGGGGTCTGGCCGGTGAGCGTGCGGCCGCTCTGGTCGGTGATGGTGCCGGAGATCATGAGCG of Candidatus Palauibacter australiensis contains these proteins:
- the metH gene encoding methionine synthase: MTRPPIEQLLADRILVLDGAMGTMIQRHDLGEDDFRGDLFRAHPHPLLGNNDLLSLTRPDIIGGIHRAYLEAGADIIETNTFSSTRVPMSDYGVEDAVGDINRASARIARAAADEFTARTPDRPRYVAGILGPMNRTASISSDVNDPGARQVTFEQLRAAYAEQARALIEGGADILMVETIFDTLNAKAAVFAILEVFDALGSRLPLMISGTITDQSGRTLTGQTPEAFYNSLRHASPVAFGLNCALGPDQLRPYLQELSTVSEYPVSCHPNAGLPNEFGGYDLTPEDIAATMGDFARSGFLNLVGGCCGTTEEHIAAIAAAVEGVEPRRVPEPPVRTRLSGLEPLTIGPESLFVNVGERTNVTGSQRFARLILDDDYEAALEVALQQVRNGAQIIDVNMDEGMLDSEAAMVRFLNLLAAEPEIARVPFMIDSSRWEVIEAGLRCVQGKAVVNSISLKDGEDAFREQARLIRRYGAAVIIMAFDEEGQADTAERKVEISRRAYDILVQEEGFPPEDVIFDPNIFAVATGIAEHDEYAVAYFDAVARIKEALPHALVSGGVSNVSFSFRGSHGVREAMHSAFLYHAGRAGMDMGIVNAGAITVYDEIPDELLTAVEDVLFNRDAGATERLTELAGRYRGSAAGDVEDLSWRDAPAGQRLQHALVHGITDFIEEDTEEARAGAKRALHVIEGPLMAGMNTVGDLFGDGRMFLPQVVKSARVMKRAVAYLVPFLEREKGLGEAEGAEDGDGASGDSEAGAARESGPRSAGRIVMATVKGDVHDIGKNIVGVVLQCNNYEVFDLGVMAPAENILEKAREVDADLIGLSGLITPSLDQMVHVANEMERTGMTQPLLIGGATTSRVHTAVKIEPRYSGATVHVLDASRCVTVAGKLLDRGSRAAYTAAIREEYEGIRRRRAGPGKRAPLLTIEVARANRLQLDWGRHAPVRPTFTGTRTFPRDGAEGVASGHGASASPRSALSSHSYDLDELISRIDWTPFFRAWDLKGKFPAILSDPEVGEQATSVYEDARALLGRIRRERLLAARAVVGLWHANAVGDDIAVWDSESRDTPLATFHCLRQQFAKRDGRASLCLADFVAPECSGVADYVGAFVVTAGEGVAELCAEFEAAGDDYQSILTKALADRLAEAFAERMHERVRREFWGYAPDESFTNSQLIAEEYAGIRPAPGYPASPDHSEKRTLFRLLDADRIGVSLTETCAMMPAASVSGLYIGHPGSFYFGVGRIAGDQLNDYAKRKGISVDRATQWLNPNLTAETPRG